In one Podarcis muralis chromosome 7, rPodMur119.hap1.1, whole genome shotgun sequence genomic region, the following are encoded:
- the TNFRSF4 gene encoding tumor necrosis factor receptor superfamily member 4, translated as MLFSSCSASMKTAPGTATLKLAMKYSLGLALLLIFILPMQTVGGLKCAQNEYPLWNSKCCRKCPAGKELAKRCTVSTDSTCEPCDHGYYNEGYTESRCKRCTTCSKDKGLQEKESCKTTSNTVCTCLPGHFPASGNFGEKICKPCPSGQFLKRGDVKCQSWPE; from the exons ATGCTTTtctcttcctgctctgcttcgatGAAGACAGCACCTGGCACAGCCACGCTGAAGCTGGCCATGAAATACAGCCTGGGACTCGCTCTGCTCTTGATCTTCATTTTGCCCATGCAAACCGTGGGGGGCTTAAAGTGTGCCCAGAATGAATACCCGCTTTGGAACTCGAAGTGCTGCAGGAAATGTCCAGCAG GAAAAGAGTTGGCAAAACGTTGCACGGTGTCTACTGACTCAACCTGTGAGCCATGCGACCACGGCTACTACAATGAGGGCTACACCGAATCGAGGTGCAAGCGTTGCACAACCTGCTCCAAAG ACAAGGGACTCCAGGAGAAGGAGTCATGTAAAACAACCTCCAACACAGTCTGCACATGCCTCCCAGGCCATTTTCCAGCCAGTGGAAATTTTGGCGAAAAGA TCTGTAAACCTTGTCCCAGTGGGCAGTTTCTCAAAAGAGGGGATGTGAAATGTCAATCTTGGCCAGAGTAA